A section of the Agromyces aurantiacus genome encodes:
- a CDS encoding DUF5107 domain-containing protein — translation MNPVHRRIQLPEPPLAERARLEAGGVACWEEPLVIDTYEPAAPDRYPLFLDRRVYQGSSGRVYPIPFTDRIEREARPRAWRAIHLENRWVRLVLLPELGGRIHVGYDKTRDYDFFYRNNVIKPALVGLSGPWVSGGVEFNWPQHHRPATFLPVETRIERGGDGEVVVWHSDLDPLQRMRGTHGIRLRGDSTLIELEVALVNRTDVPQTFLWWANVAARSHERYQSFFPTDVRYVADHARRAITAFPAADRPYYGVDYPSLATERSGADRIDLYSNIPVPTSYMITDTADDFFGGYDHDAGAGFVHWADRAIAPGKKQWTWGDGEVGHAWDRHLTDDDGPYVELMAGVFTDNQPDFSWLLPGETRRFRQYWYPIQDIGPAVQATLDAAIGLEADGASARLGVVTTAEHDAVQVVLRRRDDGAVLGEWTARVAPGEPFVAAVETDGASARRDDLEVDVVADGRTLVAWRAHAVDAREPWVATEPPGPEQIAGTDELVLTGLHLVQYRHPTRSPEPYFAEAIRRDPGDSRARLQLARLAFARGELDVALAHVDLALERLTRRNLNPEHGDANLLRALILERSGRADAAADAFGKAAWDGRLTLPAALGRARLALVAGDAELSLAFAETALRADASSTAAIASRVVALRALGRGQAADRELGRARAADPLDPLLAALADELDPIDPRTLLAMAHEVFRMGDHARGIGLAERAAATGPGPFGNPAPLAAYALARFLDTTGRADDADRARRRARDADARLAFPHGLDDLGVLEAALEADPSDARARAHLGCWLLDAGRTTDALATLDAAIAGGTTVGVDDPVAWRNAAVALVNSGGDLDEADRRYRVALELSPADPRLVFERDQLAEIRGVAPAARISAIVAAGRDVLVRDDLAIAYANLLVDVGRADDALAFLDAREFQPFEGGEGQVIRVFDRASTAVARDLLERGDAPAAAELLRRGIRAPEHLGEGRHPAQPMAERFVLLGDAEAALGDPHAAGAAWRQALGGGPLAAGERAVDERDAWIGVARLRLGDPDGAERVWTALEARARELDAASDRVDYFATSLPELLLFSVDTAEGRRAQAARLRELAAAGRRDAAAVAA, via the coding sequence GTGAATCCCGTGCACCGTCGCATCCAGCTGCCCGAACCGCCCCTCGCCGAGCGCGCGCGACTCGAGGCGGGCGGCGTCGCGTGCTGGGAGGAGCCGCTGGTCATCGACACGTACGAGCCGGCGGCGCCCGACCGCTACCCGTTGTTCCTCGACCGCCGGGTGTACCAGGGTTCGAGCGGGCGCGTGTACCCGATCCCGTTCACCGACCGCATCGAGCGTGAGGCGCGCCCGCGTGCGTGGCGTGCGATCCACCTCGAGAACCGGTGGGTGCGGCTCGTGCTGCTGCCCGAGCTCGGCGGACGCATCCACGTCGGCTACGACAAGACCCGGGACTACGACTTCTTCTACCGCAACAACGTGATCAAGCCCGCGCTCGTGGGGCTCTCCGGCCCGTGGGTGTCGGGCGGCGTCGAGTTCAACTGGCCGCAGCACCACCGGCCAGCCACGTTCCTGCCCGTCGAGACGCGGATCGAGCGCGGCGGCGACGGCGAGGTCGTCGTCTGGCACTCCGACCTCGACCCGCTGCAGCGCATGCGCGGCACGCACGGCATCCGGCTGCGCGGCGACTCGACGCTCATCGAGCTCGAGGTCGCGCTCGTGAACCGCACCGACGTGCCGCAGACCTTCCTGTGGTGGGCGAACGTCGCGGCGCGCTCGCACGAGCGCTACCAGTCGTTCTTCCCCACCGACGTGCGGTACGTCGCCGACCACGCGCGACGCGCGATCACCGCGTTCCCGGCCGCCGACCGTCCGTACTACGGCGTCGACTACCCCTCGCTCGCGACCGAGCGGTCCGGCGCCGACCGGATCGACCTGTACTCGAACATCCCAGTGCCGACGTCGTACATGATCACCGACACCGCCGACGACTTCTTCGGCGGCTACGACCACGACGCGGGCGCCGGGTTCGTGCACTGGGCCGATCGCGCGATCGCGCCCGGAAAGAAGCAGTGGACCTGGGGCGACGGCGAGGTCGGCCACGCCTGGGATCGTCACCTCACCGACGACGACGGCCCGTACGTCGAGCTCATGGCCGGCGTGTTCACCGACAACCAGCCCGACTTCAGCTGGCTCCTGCCCGGTGAGACGCGCCGCTTCCGCCAGTACTGGTACCCGATCCAGGACATCGGCCCGGCCGTGCAGGCGACCCTCGACGCGGCGATCGGCCTCGAGGCGGATGGCGCGTCCGCCCGCCTCGGCGTCGTCACCACGGCCGAGCACGACGCCGTGCAGGTCGTGCTCCGGCGCCGCGACGACGGTGCGGTGCTCGGCGAGTGGACGGCGCGGGTCGCGCCGGGCGAGCCGTTCGTCGCGGCCGTCGAGACGGATGGCGCGTCGGCGCGCCGCGACGACCTCGAGGTCGACGTGGTCGCCGACGGCCGCACGCTCGTCGCGTGGCGCGCGCACGCCGTCGACGCCCGCGAGCCGTGGGTCGCGACCGAACCGCCCGGTCCCGAGCAGATCGCGGGGACCGACGAGCTCGTGCTCACCGGCCTCCACCTCGTGCAGTACCGCCACCCGACCCGCTCCCCCGAGCCGTACTTCGCGGAGGCGATCCGGCGCGACCCCGGCGACTCGCGTGCGCGGCTGCAGCTCGCGCGACTCGCCTTCGCGCGGGGCGAGCTCGACGTCGCGCTCGCGCACGTCGACCTGGCGCTCGAGCGGCTGACGCGACGCAACCTCAATCCCGAGCACGGCGACGCGAACCTGCTCCGCGCGCTCATCCTGGAGCGCTCGGGTCGGGCGGACGCCGCAGCCGACGCGTTCGGCAAGGCCGCATGGGACGGCCGGCTGACGCTGCCGGCCGCGCTGGGTCGTGCCCGCCTCGCGCTCGTCGCGGGAGACGCCGAGCTGTCGCTCGCGTTCGCGGAGACCGCGCTGCGGGCCGACGCGTCGAGCACGGCCGCGATCGCGAGCCGGGTGGTCGCGCTCCGTGCGCTCGGCCGCGGCCAGGCCGCCGACCGCGAGCTCGGCCGGGCCCGGGCCGCCGACCCGCTCGACCCGCTGTTGGCGGCGCTCGCCGACGAGCTCGACCCGATCGACCCGCGTACGCTCCTGGCCATGGCGCACGAGGTGTTCCGGATGGGCGACCACGCCCGCGGCATCGGACTCGCCGAACGCGCCGCCGCCACGGGCCCGGGTCCGTTCGGCAACCCCGCGCCGCTGGCCGCGTACGCGCTCGCGCGATTCCTCGACACGACCGGGCGAGCGGATGACGCGGACCGCGCCCGGCGACGCGCCCGTGACGCCGACGCCCGTCTCGCGTTCCCGCACGGCCTCGACGACCTCGGCGTCCTCGAGGCCGCGCTCGAGGCCGATCCCTCGGATGCGCGCGCCCGCGCCCACCTCGGGTGCTGGCTGCTCGACGCCGGGCGGACGACCGACGCGCTCGCGACGCTCGACGCCGCGATCGCGGGCGGCACCACCGTCGGCGTCGACGACCCCGTCGCGTGGCGGAACGCCGCCGTCGCGCTCGTGAACTCGGGCGGCGACCTCGACGAGGCCGACCGGCGCTACCGCGTCGCGCTCGAGCTCAGCCCCGCGGACCCGCGCCTGGTGTTCGAGCGCGACCAGCTCGCCGAGATCCGCGGGGTTGCCCCGGCGGCGCGGATCTCCGCGATCGTCGCCGCAGGCCGTGACGTGCTCGTACGGGACGACCTCGCGATCGCGTACGCGAACCTCCTCGTCGACGTGGGCCGCGCGGATGACGCCCTCGCGTTCCTCGACGCCCGCGAGTTCCAGCCGTTCGAGGGCGGAGAGGGGCAGGTGATCCGCGTGTTCGACCGGGCGAGCACCGCCGTGGCACGCGACCTGCTCGAGCGAGGCGACGCGCCGGCGGCCGCGGAACTGCTGCGGCGCGGCATCCGTGCGCCCGAGCACCTCGGCGAGGGACGGCACCCGGCGCAGCCCATGGCGGAGCGCTTCGTGCTCCTCGGCGATGCGGAAGCCGCGCTCGGCGACCCGCACGCGGCGGGCGCCGCGTGGCGGCAGGCGCTCGGCGGGGGGCCGCTCGCGGCCGGCGAGCGCGCGGTCGACGAGCGCGACGCGTGGATCGGCGTCGCGCGCCTGCGCCTGGGCGACCCGGACGGCGCCGAGCGCGTCTGGACCGCGCTCGAGGCGCGGGCCCGGGAGCTCGACGCGGCATCCGACCGGGTCGACTACTTCGCGACGTCGCTGCCCGAGCTGCTGCTGTTCTCGGTCGACACCGCCGAGGGGCGCCGCGCGCAGGCGGCCCGGCTGCGCGAGCTCGCCGCCGCGGGGCGACGCGACGCCGCGGCGGTGGCGGCGTGA
- a CDS encoding helix-turn-helix transcriptional regulator: MERREGFEHQRLCVVPRPLVDQALARPVTRRLVVTDAGLFPAAEGHLRRRPRGAAEAIVIVCVDGGGWVELGGARTRVAAGTAALIPAGTPHAYGADDGRPWTIWWCHLRGSDLGDLWDAVGASLERPIVSLHAVDRVTALLDEIVSGLERDQSPARLLATAGIAWRLMTQIAVDRRLPELGEPLERAMRYLEERVDGSIRVGELARLVGVSASHLGALFREATGGGVLAHHTALKMARARRLLDTTRLNVAEVAREVGYADQFYFSRQFRRMHGLSPTAYREQRKG; encoded by the coding sequence ATGGAGCGCAGGGAGGGGTTCGAGCACCAGCGTCTCTGCGTCGTGCCGCGCCCGCTCGTGGACCAGGCCCTCGCACGGCCGGTCACCCGGCGGCTCGTCGTCACCGACGCCGGCCTGTTCCCCGCGGCCGAGGGGCACCTGCGCCGTCGGCCGCGCGGTGCCGCCGAGGCCATCGTGATCGTCTGCGTCGACGGCGGCGGATGGGTCGAGCTCGGCGGTGCGCGCACGCGCGTCGCCGCAGGCACGGCCGCGCTGATCCCCGCCGGAACGCCGCACGCGTACGGCGCCGACGACGGGCGACCGTGGACGATCTGGTGGTGCCACCTGCGGGGCAGCGACCTGGGCGACCTGTGGGACGCGGTGGGCGCGTCGCTCGAACGCCCGATCGTGTCGCTGCACGCGGTCGACCGCGTGACGGCGCTGCTCGACGAGATCGTGTCGGGGCTCGAGCGCGACCAATCGCCCGCGCGGCTGCTCGCCACGGCGGGCATCGCCTGGCGGCTCATGACCCAGATCGCGGTCGACCGACGCCTGCCGGAGCTGGGCGAGCCGCTCGAGCGGGCGATGCGCTACCTCGAGGAGCGCGTCGACGGCAGCATCCGCGTGGGCGAGCTCGCCCGGCTGGTGGGCGTCTCGGCGTCGCACCTCGGCGCGCTGTTCCGAGAGGCGACGGGCGGCGGCGTGCTCGCGCACCACACCGCCCTGAAGATGGCCCGCGCCCGGCGGCTCCTCGACACGACCCGGCTCAATGTCGCCGAGGTCGCCCGAGAGGTCGGCTACGCCGACCAGTTCTACTTCTCGCGGCAGTTCCGCCGCATGCACGGCCTCAGCCCGACGGCCTACCGCGAGCAGCGCAAGGGCTGA
- a CDS encoding ABC transporter substrate-binding protein yields the protein MFTRNGRRRMLAAAAMTGAAALALTGCAGGGNEASAYDPDEEVTLNFTWWGNDDRAQRYQQLIDAFEEEHPNITIDGTFTDFPSYWEKRKTEAAGGGLPDVWQFSDSYLREYAEPGLLLDLGEVADYVDFDAFDDGLKQTGQLEGTQYSLPTGYSAWAVFLNDALIEQAGVEPYEGGTSYEEYDEWMASVTEATGGAVYGGTDMTQRIQTFENVLRARGDNLYTEDGELGFTEDQLRDFWNSGAAARDGVAIPQQKLEEISPISGFGANLTASEGSWSNFLGGYLADSGAESITLVAPPTDDPSGTDLYRQAGLQMAISADTEHPEAAAMWLDYVVNSEKAGEVFGTTLGFPASETKLAGTTLEGVDKQVADYLDSVADRIGDAPPVPVVGYGSLEQTFWDLGKSIGLGAITVDDAVDQFFSEAEVILG from the coding sequence ATGTTCACGAGGAACGGCCGGCGACGCATGCTCGCCGCAGCGGCCATGACCGGGGCCGCGGCCCTCGCGCTCACCGGCTGCGCGGGCGGCGGCAACGAGGCATCCGCCTACGACCCCGACGAGGAGGTGACCCTCAACTTCACCTGGTGGGGCAACGACGACCGTGCCCAGCGCTACCAGCAGCTCATCGACGCGTTCGAAGAGGAGCACCCCAACATCACGATCGACGGCACCTTCACCGACTTCCCGTCGTACTGGGAGAAGCGCAAGACCGAGGCGGCCGGCGGCGGCCTGCCCGACGTCTGGCAGTTCTCCGACTCGTACCTGCGGGAGTACGCCGAACCGGGCCTGCTGCTCGACCTCGGCGAGGTCGCCGACTACGTCGACTTCGACGCGTTCGACGACGGCCTCAAGCAGACCGGGCAGCTCGAGGGCACCCAGTACTCGCTGCCGACCGGGTACAGCGCGTGGGCCGTCTTCCTCAACGATGCGCTCATCGAGCAGGCCGGCGTCGAGCCCTACGAGGGCGGCACCTCGTACGAGGAGTACGACGAGTGGATGGCGTCGGTGACCGAGGCCACCGGCGGCGCGGTCTACGGCGGCACCGACATGACCCAGCGCATCCAGACCTTCGAGAACGTGCTGCGCGCGCGGGGCGACAACCTCTACACGGAGGACGGCGAGCTGGGCTTCACCGAGGACCAGCTGCGCGACTTCTGGAACTCGGGCGCCGCCGCGCGCGACGGCGTCGCGATCCCGCAGCAGAAGCTCGAGGAGATCTCTCCGATCTCGGGCTTCGGCGCCAACCTCACCGCGAGCGAGGGCAGCTGGTCGAACTTCCTCGGCGGCTACCTCGCCGACTCGGGCGCCGAGTCGATCACCCTGGTCGCGCCCCCGACCGACGACCCGTCGGGCACGGACCTCTACCGCCAGGCGGGCCTGCAGATGGCGATCTCGGCTGACACCGAGCACCCCGAGGCGGCGGCGATGTGGCTGGACTACGTCGTGAACAGCGAGAAGGCCGGGGAGGTCTTCGGTACCACGCTCGGCTTCCCCGCCTCCGAGACCAAGCTCGCCGGCACGACGCTCGAGGGCGTCGACAAGCAGGTCGCCGACTACCTCGACTCGGTCGCCGACCGCATCGGCGACGCGCCCCCGGTGCCGGTCGTGGGCTACGGCTCGCTCGAGCAGACGTTCTGGGACCTCGGCAAGTCGATCGGCCTCGGCGCGATCACGGTGGATGATGCGGTGGACCAGTTCTTCAGCGAGGCTGAGGTCATCCTCGGCTGA
- a CDS encoding beta-galactosidase: MHYGADYNPEQWPEAVWPEDVARMREAGVTMVSLGIFAWSRIQPREGEFDFGWLDRVIDVLHEGGIAVDLATATASPPPWATARYPEILPQDEDGATYWPGSRQQFAPSSPVYRRLAGELVDALAQRYAQHPAVAMWHVNNEYGCHLNADYSDAARDAFRRWLSDRYGDVQALNDAWGTSFWSQRYGSFDEVFPPRKAPYSRNPGQELDFRRFTSDMLLECYLMERELIRRAGATQPITTNFMGAFKPADYARWAEHLDVVSDDCYPDPNDPESFRAAAFQRDLVRSLKPGVPWLLMEQATNALNWRPANAPKAPGQMAALSAQAIGRGADGILFFQWRQSRAGAEKFHSAMLPHAGTETRTWREAVALGETLAALPTLPAGARDARVALVFDWENWWAVEASDHPQNALDYLAVIQRWYRALHRRHVQVDLVPATRVGEGYDLAIAPLLYLVREADAAALTSFVEAGGHLLAGPFTDLVDECDRFRDGGFATQLGPLCGIRIEDFGALVAPDAAASAPGEREAPFAGDATDAAGPVAGVGTLLAEEVHLTADDTVVESAFTAGRRAGDPALTVRRVGPGTARYLATVPDEDGVQRVVDRLLAATGVEPVAAGLPPHVEAARRGRLLTLVNHGGPAASVAVIGVDAVTGERVARVELGPYDWAMVLTD, translated from the coding sequence GTGCACTACGGCGCCGACTACAACCCCGAGCAGTGGCCCGAGGCGGTGTGGCCCGAGGATGTCGCGCGCATGCGCGAGGCCGGCGTCACGATGGTCAGCCTCGGCATCTTCGCGTGGTCGCGCATCCAGCCGCGCGAGGGCGAGTTCGACTTCGGATGGCTCGACCGGGTGATCGACGTGCTGCACGAGGGGGGCATCGCGGTCGACCTCGCGACCGCGACCGCATCGCCCCCGCCGTGGGCCACCGCGCGATATCCCGAGATCCTGCCGCAGGACGAGGACGGGGCGACGTACTGGCCGGGCAGCCGGCAGCAGTTCGCGCCATCCTCGCCGGTGTACCGGCGCCTCGCGGGCGAGCTGGTCGACGCCCTCGCGCAGCGATATGCGCAGCATCCGGCCGTGGCGATGTGGCACGTGAACAACGAGTACGGCTGCCACCTGAACGCCGACTACTCGGATGCCGCGCGCGACGCGTTCCGCCGGTGGCTCAGCGATCGCTACGGCGACGTCCAGGCGCTGAACGACGCCTGGGGCACGAGCTTCTGGTCGCAGCGGTACGGGTCGTTCGACGAGGTCTTCCCGCCGCGCAAGGCGCCGTACAGCCGCAATCCCGGGCAGGAGCTCGACTTCCGCCGGTTCACGAGCGACATGCTCCTCGAGTGCTACCTCATGGAACGCGAGCTCATCCGGCGCGCCGGCGCGACGCAGCCGATCACGACGAACTTCATGGGCGCGTTCAAGCCCGCGGACTACGCGCGATGGGCCGAGCACCTGGACGTGGTCAGCGACGACTGCTACCCCGACCCGAACGACCCCGAGTCCTTCCGCGCGGCCGCGTTCCAGCGCGACCTCGTGCGCTCGCTGAAGCCCGGGGTGCCGTGGCTGCTCATGGAACAGGCGACGAACGCGCTGAACTGGCGGCCGGCGAACGCGCCGAAGGCGCCCGGCCAGATGGCGGCGCTCAGCGCGCAGGCCATCGGGCGCGGGGCCGACGGCATCCTCTTCTTCCAGTGGCGGCAGTCGCGGGCGGGTGCCGAGAAGTTCCACTCGGCGATGCTCCCGCACGCCGGCACCGAGACGCGCACCTGGCGCGAGGCCGTCGCGCTGGGCGAGACGCTCGCGGCGCTGCCGACCCTGCCGGCCGGCGCGCGCGACGCGCGGGTCGCGCTCGTGTTCGACTGGGAGAACTGGTGGGCCGTCGAGGCCTCCGATCACCCGCAGAACGCGCTCGACTACCTCGCGGTGATCCAGCGCTGGTACCGCGCGCTGCACCGACGGCACGTGCAGGTCGACCTCGTGCCCGCGACCCGGGTCGGCGAGGGGTACGACCTCGCGATCGCGCCGCTGCTGTACCTGGTGCGCGAGGCGGATGCCGCGGCGCTGACCTCGTTCGTCGAAGCGGGCGGGCACCTGCTCGCCGGGCCGTTCACCGACCTCGTCGACGAGTGCGACCGGTTCCGCGACGGCGGGTTCGCGACGCAGCTCGGTCCGCTCTGCGGCATCCGCATCGAGGACTTCGGGGCGCTCGTCGCGCCGGATGCCGCGGCGTCGGCGCCAGGCGAACGCGAGGCGCCGTTCGCGGGCGACGCGACCGATGCCGCCGGGCCGGTCGCCGGCGTCGGCACGCTGCTCGCCGAGGAGGTGCACCTCACCGCCGACGACACCGTGGTCGAGTCCGCGTTCACGGCCGGTCGACGCGCGGGCGACCCCGCCCTCACCGTGCGCCGCGTCGGCCCGGGCACGGCCCGGTACCTCGCGACCGTGCCCGACGAGGACGGCGTGCAGCGCGTCGTCGACCGACTCCTCGCGGCGACCGGGGTGGAGCCGGTCGCCGCGGGGCTGCCCCCGCACGTCGAGGCCGCGCGCCGCGGACGGCTCCTCACGCTCGTCAACCACGGCGGCCCCGCGGCATCCGTCGCCGTCATCGGTGTCGACGCGGTCACGGGCGAGCGCGTCGCGCGCGTCGAGCTCGGCCCGTACGACTGGGCCATGGTGCTCACCGACTGA
- a CDS encoding ThuA domain-containing protein: MRAIILSGAGRYADPWHPYAETSARLAELVAAAGYDVEVRDDVDAALAALRDDVDLVVVNAGDPDGPVPDGVEADAQVEVDDTALAAAMDRGIGVLAMHASASSLRDYPAFDHAIGARWEPEVSWHPPFGEARVHLVGTHAVCEGLDDFTVEDERYANLRLLEVIEPIAEHEEGGVRHPLVWAREFGRSRLVYDALGHDARSYDSAGHRALLARALEWLSHVPAPTADDRRGAAGPTSAT; this comes from the coding sequence ATGCGCGCCATCATCCTGAGCGGAGCCGGTCGCTACGCCGACCCCTGGCACCCGTACGCCGAGACCAGTGCGCGGCTGGCCGAGCTCGTCGCGGCCGCGGGGTACGACGTCGAGGTGCGCGACGACGTGGATGCCGCGCTCGCCGCGCTGCGCGACGACGTCGACCTGGTCGTCGTGAACGCCGGCGACCCAGACGGCCCCGTCCCCGACGGCGTCGAGGCCGATGCGCAGGTCGAGGTCGACGACACCGCACTCGCGGCGGCGATGGATCGCGGCATCGGGGTGCTCGCGATGCACGCGTCGGCGTCGAGCCTGCGCGACTACCCGGCGTTCGACCACGCGATCGGCGCCCGCTGGGAACCCGAGGTGTCCTGGCATCCGCCCTTCGGCGAGGCCCGCGTGCACCTCGTCGGCACCCATGCGGTGTGCGAGGGGCTCGACGACTTCACGGTCGAGGACGAGCGGTACGCGAACCTGCGGCTGCTCGAGGTGATCGAGCCGATCGCCGAGCACGAGGAGGGCGGGGTGCGCCATCCGCTCGTCTGGGCCCGCGAGTTCGGCCGGTCGCGACTGGTGTACGACGCGCTCGGGCACGACGCGCGCTCGTACGACTCGGCCGGGCACCGGGCGCTCCTCGCCCGCGCGCTCGAGTGGCTCTCGCACGTGCCCGCACCCACCGCCGACGATCGGCGTGGCGCCGCCGGGCCGACGAGCGCGACATGA
- a CDS encoding glycerate kinase: MSRRVVLAPDSFKGTATAAQAADALARGWRSVAPSDELVEKPMADGGEGTLDAFAAAVPGAERVPVTVQGPDDRPVDAAWLRLPGGAAVVELAMTSGITLLDPLRPLDAHTFGFGQAIAAALDAGATRLLLAIGGSSSTDGGVGALAAVGGVFLDAHGRPVRLGNRGVGTLARVDLSALRPLPRDGALILSDVSNPLCGPFGAAAIFGPQKGATPELVEAMDEHLTRLVRAVPGGADLCEQHGAGAAGGTGFGLLAWGARMAGGAGAVADAIGLSEALRGADLVVTGEGRFDGQSAAGKVPSEVAARAAAWGVPVALVAGAIDADATGFAASASLTELAGSGAAAMAEPLRWLEAAGASLARG, translated from the coding sequence ATGAGCCGTCGCGTGGTCCTCGCGCCCGACTCGTTCAAGGGCACCGCGACCGCCGCGCAGGCGGCCGACGCGCTCGCACGCGGCTGGCGCTCGGTCGCGCCGTCCGACGAGCTCGTCGAGAAGCCCATGGCCGACGGCGGGGAGGGCACGCTCGACGCGTTCGCCGCCGCCGTGCCCGGCGCCGAGCGCGTGCCCGTCACGGTGCAGGGGCCCGACGACCGCCCCGTCGATGCCGCCTGGCTGCGGTTGCCCGGTGGGGCGGCGGTGGTCGAGCTCGCCATGACGAGCGGCATCACACTGCTCGACCCGCTCCGCCCGCTCGACGCCCACACGTTCGGCTTCGGCCAGGCGATCGCCGCCGCGCTCGACGCGGGCGCGACCCGGCTGCTGCTCGCGATCGGCGGAAGCTCGTCGACCGACGGCGGGGTCGGCGCGCTCGCGGCCGTCGGCGGCGTGTTCCTCGACGCGCACGGCCGGCCCGTGCGGCTCGGCAACCGCGGCGTCGGCACGCTGGCGCGCGTCGACCTGAGCGCGTTGCGGCCGCTGCCGCGGGACGGCGCGCTCATCCTGAGCGACGTCAGCAATCCGCTGTGCGGCCCGTTCGGCGCCGCCGCGATCTTCGGCCCGCAGAAGGGCGCGACCCCCGAGCTCGTCGAGGCCATGGACGAGCACCTCACGCGGCTCGTGCGCGCCGTGCCCGGCGGCGCCGACCTGTGCGAGCAGCACGGCGCGGGCGCCGCCGGCGGCACCGGTTTCGGGCTGCTCGCCTGGGGCGCGCGCATGGCCGGCGGAGCGGGCGCGGTCGCCGATGCGATCGGGCTCTCCGAGGCGCTGCGCGGCGCCGACCTCGTCGTGACCGGCGAGGGCCGCTTCGACGGGCAGTCGGCTGCCGGGAAAGTTCCGAGCGAGGTCGCGGCGCGAGCGGCGGCCTGGGGCGTGCCCGTCGCACTCGTCGCAGGGGCGATCGACGCGGATGCCACGGGCTTCGCGGCATCCGCCTCGCTCACCGAGCTCGCGGGCAGCGGCGCGGCCGCGATGGCCGAACCGCTGCGATGGCTCGAGGCCGCGGGAGCATCGCTCGCCCGCGGCTGA
- the xylB gene encoding xylulokinase, whose protein sequence is MTLVAGVDSSTQSCKVVVRDAATGALVRSGRAAHPDGTEVDPQAWWEALRAAITEAGGLDDVAAIAVAGQQHGMVVLDDAGRVIRPALLWNDTRSAGAARDLIAEVGAAEYARRTGVVPVASFTATKLRWLRDAEPDAAARVAAVALPHDWLSWRLRGFGPADDADAPLGPVLDELATDRSDASGTAYWGAGGYDRDLLVRALGHDAVLPRVLGPTDAAGPMPGGGALVGAGAGDNAGAALGLDARPGDVVVSIGTSGTVFAVADSPVADAAGTVAGFADATGAWLPLIATLNAAQVLDVVARLLGVDHDELGRLALDAEPGAGGAVLVPYFAGERTPNLPDATASLSGLTLANTTPANLARAAVEGLLCGLADGLDAVRSQGVEARRILLIGGAAQNPAVRRIAAQVFDVPVVVPAPGEYVADGAARQAAWTLTGERPAWPVELAAELPPDPRGIIRAQYAERAADVAEAAIR, encoded by the coding sequence ATGACGCTCGTCGCCGGCGTCGACTCGTCGACGCAGTCGTGCAAGGTCGTGGTCCGGGATGCCGCGACCGGCGCGCTCGTGCGCTCCGGTCGGGCCGCGCACCCCGACGGCACGGAGGTCGATCCGCAGGCCTGGTGGGAGGCCCTGCGCGCGGCGATCACCGAGGCGGGCGGGCTCGACGACGTCGCGGCGATCGCGGTGGCGGGCCAGCAGCACGGCATGGTCGTGCTGGATGACGCGGGTCGCGTCATCCGCCCCGCCCTGCTCTGGAACGACACCCGATCGGCCGGTGCGGCGCGCGACCTCATCGCCGAGGTCGGCGCGGCCGAGTACGCGCGCCGCACGGGCGTCGTGCCGGTGGCGTCGTTCACCGCGACGAAGCTGCGCTGGCTGCGCGATGCCGAGCCGGATGCCGCGGCGCGCGTCGCGGCGGTCGCCCTCCCCCACGACTGGCTGTCGTGGCGGCTGCGCGGCTTCGGCCCGGCGGATGACGCGGACGCTCCGCTCGGCCCGGTGCTCGACGAGCTCGCGACCGACCGGTCCGACGCGTCCGGCACGGCGTACTGGGGCGCCGGCGGATACGACCGCGACCTGCTCGTGCGCGCCCTCGGCCACGACGCGGTGCTCCCGCGCGTGCTCGGTCCGACGGACGCCGCGGGCCCGATGCCCGGCGGCGGCGCGCTCGTCGGCGCGGGCGCGGGCGACAACGCCGGTGCCGCACTGGGGCTGGACGCGCGCCCCGGCGACGTGGTCGTCTCGATCGGCACGAGCGGCACCGTCTTCGCGGTCGCGGACTCGCCCGTCGCCGACGCCGCGGGCACGGTCGCGGGGTTCGCCGACGCCACCGGTGCGTGGCTGCCGCTCATCGCGACGCTGAACGCCGCGCAGGTGCTCGACGTCGTCGCACGCCTGCTCGGCGTCGACCACGACGAGCTCGGACGGCTCGCGCTCGACGCCGAGCCGGGCGCCGGAGGCGCGGTGCTCGTGCCCTACTTCGCGGGCGAGCGCACGCCCAACCTCCCGGATGCCACGGCCTCGCTCTCGGGCCTGACGCTCGCGAACACGACCCCCGCGAACCTCGCACGCGCGGCCGTCGAGGGCCTGCTGTGCGGGCTCGCCGACGGGCTCGACGCCGTGCGGTCGCAGGGCGTCGAGGCGCGGCGGATCCTGCTCATCGGCGGGGCGGCGCAGAATCCGGCCGTGCGGCGGATCGCCGCGCAGGTGTTCGATGTGCCGGTCGTGGTGCCGGCCCCGGGCGAGTATGTGGCCGACGGCGCGGCGCGGCAGGCGGCGTGGACGCTCACGGGCGAGCGGCCGGCCTGGCCGGTCGAGCTCGCCGCCGAACTGCCCCCCGACCCGCGCGGAATCATCCGCGCGCAGTACGCCGAGCGGGCGGCCGACGTCGCCGAGGCCGCCATCCGCTAG